The nucleotide sequence agggagacacagaatctgaagcaggctccaggctctgagctgtcagcacagagcccgaagcagggctcgaactcatgaactgtgagaccatgacctgagctgaagtcagtcacttaaccgactgagccacccaggtgcccccagtaccTGCTGAACTTTACCCTTTGGTGTGACACCATCTCCAGAGCTCCCTTATGGAAGGATTGACACAAAGGTCATTTGATTTGTGATCattcatttgaataatttttagttACTGTGGTCCACAATGGGAATTTCAGGATGTAGCCAATGCCAGGCTTTTGAGGAGAGCCTTTTTACCTGCCTCTCCCCGCAGGGAAGGCCAAGTCCACATGGGAATAGCTCTGGTAGCTTCCAGGGCCTCAATGAGAAGGAGCGGCCCTGTCATTGCCAACGAGGTCATTTTCTTGGATTTGGATGCTGACTTCATCATGGAAGATTCCGGACTACCTTAGTAGCGATGAGAATCATCTTTACTTTGCAAAATTTTCCAGACTAGAAATGAAGCTAGATTTTTTTCCactgagttttttattttgagatagctgTAGATTCACATGTTGTTCTCTCATATgtgagaaataatacagatctACCCAGTTGCACCCAATGGTAACATGTGCAAAACTCAGTGTTACAGCCAGATGTTCACTGTGGTACAGTCAAGGGACAGAACGTTCCATGCCCACAGGATCCCTCCtcctgttctttaaaattttttttaatgtttatttattcttttgagggaaacagagagagagcatgagtaggtgTGGGGCtgagactgagagggagacacagaatctgaaacaacctcaggctctgagctgtcagcacagagccccaagtggggcttgaactcaggaatggtgagatggtgacctgagcagaagtcggatgctcaaccggctgagcacccaggtgccccgctcctGCTATTCTTAAAAGCCACACCtacctccctcttcagtcctctgTGGCAATCATTATTTTGTCCCCTATGTCTGTAACTCTGCCATTTCAAGAATATgtcataaatggaatcatacaatgtataaacttttcagactggcttttttcacttccCTGGAAATTCATCTAGTCTAGTCAATCtaggtttgtttgattttttaaagtcacatgaAATGAATTAATCCCTCGCTGGCCATAGCATACAAATGCACACCCTTGTCCAGGGAATTGAGGCATACTGGGTTTGGTGATGTTTATCCTATGCAATCTCAGACAGATTTTAGAACTACTAAGAGAAGACCACCTTCCTCCAGGAAAGGAACCTGAGTGCCAGCAAGAAAGACTGAGGACTAGGCCAGTAGGATATCCTGGACTCTGCATTTTCACTATGATAAAAACTAAGCTTAAGAAGCATCGTGGTTGCACGTTTATTATCACTAGATACttcatttgattttttggtttgtcttaaatgtagaaacttaaagaaaaaatagttgaTAGACAgctgtttcctttctttgaatAGCCATCGACtcataagtttatttttaaaattggtagCTAATTTGTTGTTAGGCTTCTTATAACATATGCTTTTAACTAAAGCGTGATAATTACAGCTACCTCATTCACTCCTTACATCCCTGTGAGACTGATCTTCCCCCTACTCTATGGACGAGGCTGATGAGCGAGGTTATGTAATTTGCCTCAGTCACCTACTGAAGAATTAGAGTAAGGACAAGAACCACACGTGTTTATGGGTGACCAAGGCCCATGCCAGTAAGAGTCCCAAAGCCACGGGGAGCAACAAAGGAAGAGCCTTGTTACTTGTTCTGAATAAACGGTTTTGATTACACACCAATAATGCTAACTCACTGTAGAAAAACAGGTAAGccaaagaaaaaattgttaatgtttttgtgCACATATTATCAGAgcaatactttattttaaaaaaaacttttaaaatcatctgGTTTGGGCAAGTAAAATTTCATTACATACAAAGTGTCAGCGTACTGCTAATTAAAGACTGCAATTCATGTTCACAGCAAAAACATTCAGGACACGTGAAGAGTTAACAGTGCATTTCTTCCCTAGATGGTAGGTCATGATACCATGATGAaggtttcaaaagaaaaactttctcaTAGCTGAATTTTAAATTCCGTATTTTTCTATCAGCTCTTCGGCTTTCTCAATATACGCACTCATGGCCTCTTCCTTCGACAACCCTAGAAAGACAGAACAGATGATCTCACTGACGTGTCAGGCAATTAAGAaagtttgttttgcttatttaagAATTAACAACCTTTTCGGAGGGTCCATGCTTCCCATTTAGCCTTGCCCTTTAAATCTAACATCCCTGGACACTCTGCCAAAAGAAGCACAGATATATtctcaagttattttttattctatactTCTATAAACAtgcaaattaaatttattatttttaaatgtgttatttaaaaatgttagcatatatatatatatacatgaaataccAATATTAATGTCTCCAACTACAGATTGTTTGTAGAGCCCATAGAGATCTTTCAGTTCTTCATCATTTGGCCTTGTTTTCAACTTCTTCACATCTTCTGCGATCCTATCAAAATCAGCctagaacaaaaggaaaaaacggTGCGTGGTGCATTCAGGAACTTTCAGCAGGCCTGCCTGTGTTGGGGCCATCTACTGCCGCACAGTGGGAACTCAAGAACAAAGAGGAAGGTTTCAAACAGAAATGGAGCCACCACGGTTCTGGTGCGGCCAGAATTACCCTAATTTGTTTTAGTTTACGGATACCTCTCCTGGTACTTACCTGATAAACACAAGGTAGGGACAACTACATAAGATTCTTAATaatgaaaattcttttcttaaaatgtttatttatttttgagagagagggacagcacacGCACAAgcaagggacagacagagagagagagagagagagagagaaggatacacataatctgaatcaggcttcaggctcggagctatcagcacagagcctgacacggagcttgaactcacaaaccctgagatcatgacataagccgaagttggatgcttaaccgaaagagccacccaggagcccaatactgaaaattctaaaaaactgaagaagacacaaataaatggaaagctgtcgtaacccgcgctcagggtcgcgttactttactgagccccgcgttgaggcgccaattgtcatAACCCGATGGCCGGGCCGCTTGGCCCGgcgatcggcggtacctgtttcgtccgcccccgaccggcagggcggagaatcatcgcgggtccttctccagagggagg is from Suricata suricatta isolate VVHF042 chromosome 10, meerkat_22Aug2017_6uvM2_HiC, whole genome shotgun sequence and encodes:
- the ACBD7 gene encoding acyl-CoA-binding domain-containing protein 7, which produces MTLQADFDRIAEDVKKLKTRPNDEELKDLYGLYKQSVVGDINIECPGMLDLKGKAKWEAWTLRKGLSKEEAMSAYIEKAEELIEKYGI